The segment CTATTAAAGCGGCCTGATAATCTTGTTGACGGCCCATCGGAGAAAGGGGTATCTTCCGACTAAGAAATGGGGGTCATCCGCAGCAGCCTCCGGCATGGGAATGGCCGCCGGAAGGTCCGGGTGAAGCGGTGGGGCCGTCGGACCCATTCGCCTTAGATGCGAAGGTGGAGAAGAGACGCTCGCTTTTCTGCGCGCCGCAATGCGGACAGGGGGTCTCCTCCGGTTTTGCCGAAAGGGGCTGGAGGAGTGTAAACGGCTGTTTGCACTCTCGGCAGGTATATTCATAGATCGGCACGGTGTCCTCCTCGCTTCTGTTTGGCAGCCTGGTGTGACTGCTGGCTGCTATTGATACCACATCCAATTGACCTTTTCAAGGAGAGCCCGAATCGCATTTTACGGTCTAAGCCATTGATGCGGCGGCCCGCTCTTTCACTCTTCCTCCTCCTTTTAATCGGCCTCAGTACCGGGCCCACCGAGCCGGGCACGGTCGGTGAAGAACCGACGATCGATACGAACGCCTTACGCTACCCCGTCGTTCCGATCGGAACCATCATCCCCCAGCCCTCTGAAACTTTTTCCGATGAACCGACTCCTGTCAAAATTCGTATCGTGAATCGAGGGACAAAACCGATTTATCTGCAAGGATTCCGTCAAGGGAAGGAGCAGGTCCAAATTTATCTCTACCACCGGGAAGCAAAAGGGGGCTGGAAACCCTTTTTCGACTCTCTCCCCTGCGATCTTCCCACCTGCCGCACCCTTCACGCTCCTCCCAAAGCCTGCCCGAAGCCGACCCCCTTTGTGGTAAAGCTCGGTCCGATGGGAAACGCCGATTCGATCAGAGAGGTCTCCTGGGGAGGATTTCTTTATCAACGAAGCGAGGCGACTCAGGAAGACCGAGGACATCGCTACTGTTACAAGGGATCGGTCCCCAAGGCAGGACGGATGCGGGTGGAGGTGGAATTCTCCGATTCCATCCAGAGGGGAGGAGAGAAAAACGGAATCATCGGCGCGCGGGACCATGCCGTGATCGAATTTGATCTTCCCCCTTCCCAGCCTCAGTACGATATCGTGATTAAATAAACCGGCTCAGCATCTTCGAGTGAAGAGAAAACCTAGACGGGGAGAACGGTTGGCCCCAGACAGGGTGTCTTAAGCGATTTTCCGATCGCACGGCGGCCCCGCCGGCAAGCGCCGAGAAGGGGGCATGCCTGGCATTTTGAGCGGTTTTTCTCCGGCGGGCAGGCCCCCGAGATGCCAAGGTGGCAGAGGGGAAAGTCATATCGAAGCGGGTCGACCGGATCCAAGGTTTTAAGGCTTTCGGTGATCTCCTTCGCCATCTTCCAATCGGGGCTCTTCCTTCGCGTTAGTCCGAGATAGCGCGCGATTCGGATGATGTGGGTATCCAGCGGAATAATCAGCTTGCTCGGCGGAATCGTACTCCAGAGGCCAAAATCAACCCCATCGTTCGGCCGAATCATCCATCTCAGATAAAGATTCGATCTCTTGCAAGCGCTCCCGTGTGCCGGTGAGGAGAGCAGGTGGCGGAGTCCATCTGGCAGGATGTTCTTCCCATAGATGGGGGCCAGATCAACGGCGGTCACCTTCTCAATAAACCGGGAGAGGGTGGGGCCGAGATCCTCCTCCTCTTCACGGTAGAGGGAGCGAATGAGATCGCCGACCGAGCCGAACCGCTGAACCACCCGGCTCATCAGAAAAATAAAACAGAGGAGATCCTCCGTCGCACTGAGTCGATAATAGATCCCCTCGAATCGTCGACGCTCCCGCTTCGGGTCAAAACGGGAGAGATAGGTATAAGGTCCCCCTTCCATCAGCGCCAGGATCTTCTCGACCGCCGCCTTGAAGAGGTCAACCCGGCCATACGCCATCGCCGAGGCGAGCCAGCCGACCAGTTCTATCTCTTTTGGATCGTCATAACGATGCGGAAACTCGATCGGGTCTGCTTTGATTCGATCGATCTGTGGGCGGGATTGGTAAAAAGATTCCAAGAGCGGCGCGAGCCGCTCCCGTTGCTGCCGTGTCATCAAATGAACTTATCCTTATAACAAACCGATGTCAACGCGTGCATCGTCCTCAAGAAATCCCTGCCTGCTTTTGAATCCATCGAACATAGGGGATGATTTCATCCACCTCTTGCGGAGAGACGCCGTCGAGCTTTGGCATATCGCCAAAATTCCAATGATGAGAGCGCACCCCCCGCTGAGGGGCCATTCGGAAGGCGACGTCACCATGATGGCTCGGCTCATAGATCTTCGAGAGAAAAGAAGGACCATGATCGGTTCCACGCGCCCCTTCCCCATGACAGCGCGCACAATGGGTGTTAAAGAGCGCCTCCCCTTTGGCAAACTCGGCCGGCGCTTTCGGCACCGGGCCTGCGGAGGCGCCCCCTGAAGGCGACGGCGACCCGCTGCAGCCGGCCAGAAAAAAGGTAAACA is part of the Candidatus Manganitrophaceae bacterium genome and harbors:
- a CDS encoding cytochrome c is translated as MRWTKWTKWNTALLLFTFFLAGCSGSPSPSGGASAGPVPKAPAEFAKGEALFNTHCARCHGEGARGTDHGPSFLSKIYEPSHHGDVAFRMAPQRGVRSHHWNFGDMPKLDGVSPQEVDEIIPYVRWIQKQAGIS
- a CDS encoding TIGR02757 family protein, translating into MTRQQRERLAPLLESFYQSRPQIDRIKADPIEFPHRYDDPKEIELVGWLASAMAYGRVDLFKAAVEKILALMEGGPYTYLSRFDPKRERRRFEGIYYRLSATEDLLCFIFLMSRVVQRFGSVGDLIRSLYREEEEDLGPTLSRFIEKVTAVDLAPIYGKNILPDGLRHLLSSPAHGSACKRSNLYLRWMIRPNDGVDFGLWSTIPPSKLIIPLDTHIIRIARYLGLTRRKSPDWKMAKEITESLKTLDPVDPLRYDFPLCHLGISGACPPEKNRSKCQACPLLGACRRGRRAIGKSLKTPCLGPTVLPV
- a CDS encoding zinc ribbon domain-containing protein → MPIYEYTCRECKQPFTLLQPLSAKPEETPCPHCGAQKSERLFSTFASKANGSDGPTASPGPSGGHSHAGGCCG